In the genome of Puntigrus tetrazona isolate hp1 chromosome 8, ASM1883169v1, whole genome shotgun sequence, the window ATGAACCTCTCAAGAAGGAGACAAAGGCTTATTTAatggtatatttatatgtttttattaggaGCAGTCTGCTTTTCTTGCAGTGAAACACTGATGTAGATCTCTCCAGAATGCATCTCTGCAGTGTTTCCTTTCCTCTTCAAAACTGCATCATCAATCAGCTTCTGCTCAGCTACAAGACAACAGTGATTTAATACAAACACACCGAGCACTGAACATTATTCCAGCACTAGTACTGTGGTACTCTATACCTCTTCACATAGAAGAGCATGTATCCGTTTCTCTCGATGTTACATGAGGCTTTGGACCAGCTGGATTTTCTGATGGATGAGTCGCTGCATTCCAGCCATCCAGATCCACTGAGGTCAGGGATGTGACTGATGTAGTGCCCTAAAATCACAGAGAGACTTTAGTGCGCTGTGTAAAGAGTGAATGAGAGGACTGAAAATGTAGAAGAAACATGTCGTACCACAATACAAACTGCTGCCCAGATGTGACACAGCAGCAGATAGTCTGTACTGTGTGCAGCTGCTGTCTGATGCTTCCAcctgttaaacacaaacactgattaTTACATGATGCTGctgcatttaaatcaacatcCTCCTCTGTTTACCTCCTTTTACCTCTCCATtgttccatctatctatcattctatctatctatctatctatctatctatctatctatctatctatctctcatTCTATCGTTCTGTGAATTGCTGTCTATTAAATCTTTCCAGTGGTCTTGTAGGCTCAATTCTATTCTTCTGTCCGTCTTGGCTTCTTTCTTTTGGGCTCTTGCTGTTTATCACTATCCTCTCTCCGCTCTCTGTGGAATATCATACATCAAGAAAACCAACAACAATTCTTTTAGAACAAATGTCTTCCTGGCGCTGTCTTTCAGAGTAATTCAAGTGACTGTTTCACAACatgccagcagagggcagaTGTTTGGGCCGTACCTGTGCTGCAGGACAGAGAAAACTCTTTTGGGACTTTCAGTCGATCCTTCAGCTTGGACATTGAGGATGCGATATCAAAACGCATGACCAGAAGCAccaggatgctgtagagcgaGTCACATGTTTAGAAGTTCTAGACTATAGTTAGTTATTTCAGCGTTTAGTTATTCTGCAGCTCAAGGTAATAACTGATTAACAGCATGTCTTACCGTGGAAGGACAATTACTTCCAGCTCCTCAGAGGCTGTAGAGCCGGCGCACTCGCTGCATGAGCAGTCAAACGAAGATCtctggagaaaacaaacaacagtcaGAACTACAAACACTAGTTGACCTTTTACATCCTCCTGTTGATGTGATGTCACTGACTTTGAAGTACTGCTGCAGGCTGTCTATGAGGCATCCTCGAGGACCGATGACCACAGAGAGGTAGTTGTAATCCTCTCTGAAGCTCCTCTGGAAGCCACAGCTGAAACCAAAGAAGAACATCAGAGTCGAGTAAATGAGTGTGAGAGGCTGAAATGAGCGCAGGTGCGGATGTGTGATGTTACCTGTTACAGGTGCGCAGACGGTTGAGCTGGAATTCCATATTAGCCACAGGACAGGTGTATTTTGGCCAGTAGCTCCGCAGAAGCTCGCCCTCTTCCTTCAGATGGGACAGGCTGACCATCAAAAACTCATGGGCGTCCTGAAGGTGAAAGAGCAAAGtttctgcatttgaaatgttCAAGTATCTACTTTATCTATCTGTGCTTCTATCATTGTACCATTCTTTCTAAGAGCAAAGGATGATTAGGTTAAAtgcaaaaagtccaaaaaataataatttgagcaTGTATATCCAGTTCACCTGCTGATGGTCTCCCAAGAAATCTGGATAGCGTTTTTCAATGCAGGTCTTTAGTGCTGACAAGAGCTTCGTCTTCAGCCTCTTGTCATTGCCTGTCAGTCTGCTCACGTGCAGCTCAGAGAGCGTCCTGGTGAGAAGATTATATTGAACTGCTTtagttttgctgctttaaaatcttatttttcaaTTTCGATTGAAATGTAATATGGTGTTGGTACCTGAGCATTGTGTTTCCCTCGTTGCAACGTTCCTGCTGGGAAAGCACATCTTCACGGAAGGGAGAAACTGTGAGGAGGCACTGCAGCACTGAGTTCATGTAACACGTGTTTCCTAAATTAGGGAACCTGTGACGGGACGTCTTCAATTAGAGCGAGGGTGtgaaaaaagcacattataaataaaccttttcctCATTCGGGTACAACATTTACCCTAAGTGCTTGATGTTAGTTGGCGATGCTGTCAGCACAACCTCAGCCTGCTCAGAATCATCCTCCGTAATGCTCCTGGTGCTCTGCTGCCGCTCAGAACTGCACTGTATGAGCTTCAGTATTTCAGCCTGAGACAGACCGTTAGACTGCTCCGTCGTACTGGCCAGCACACCGAGGATGCTGGGAATACATCAGGAACATCTAACAATTTTGTGCTTGTCTAAGTTAACGTTTGATTTCTGCAGCTAGTCTGCCTTGCATCGACGCAGCGTTTATTCCCGTCACCCACCAGTCGAGATCCACATCAGAAATGGTTGGATCTCCACTTGCATCTGTGAAAAGATTAAAAGTTATTGTACTTCACATATTAggaaaatgaattgaattgcCATAGGTTCGTTCCTTTTGTAGTGTAATTCTTAACTAATACACTAGAGGTTTTAAAGTAGAGGAACTTCTCTAACCTTCAAGAACGGCTGCGGCCTGAAGTTCAGTCTCCACATCCGAGGGTCTGCTGTCTGCAGATGAATCTGAGGCTCTTCCGTCTCTGGATGAGGAAGTTTCCTCAGAGCTGGAAGTGGAGCTCTGCTCTCCAGCCGCGTCTGatagaaatacaattttatactGTGCCAACTAGATCTTTAAAGATAGATGACCTTGAAGTATGTGAAAGCTTTAAACATTTCCTAACCTCCGACTGCGTCTTCCTCGGGGGTGGCAGCCTGCAGATCAAACTCTGGATCAGAGGATCTGCTGACTGCAGGTGAGGAAGAGGCATCAGACGAGAcatcggtgtgtgtgtgccgcGCCGCTTGTCTGAGTCTCGACGGTGGAGGACTCGTCCAGCTCAGAAGACGACGACACACATGGCAGAAACACAGATAGTATTCTGCGGAAAGCCCGGCGCAGAGATGGAGATTTGCGTTTCGGgacgaggaagaggaagatgaggaacATTTGGCACCATCAGCAGGTGCAGCAGCGGAGGCCACCACATCTGGAGATGAGGACTCAAATTTCCACCACTTcgtcttttcttcttctcctttttgACTTCATCCATTGTAGCACAAGGAAAGTCTTTAGCCATTTTTTTCTAGAGACATAAGAAATatctttcagaaaacaaagAGTCTCAGTTGTTTTTCAACAGATAAAAGTAGGCTAGTTCAGTAATTCAGCTTGATGCACCTTACCTTACTCCTGATCACACACTACACCGCGGACAGTTTCGTCATAATTAAGTTTAATGGAGGCGTTCTATTCGCGCGTTCGATTAAGCgggtgtttttatttgaatgagcTGCTCGAGGAGAAATCAAACACAACGTGCAGAataagaaaaatcttttttgtattaataaacacCGTTTTAGCTAGGCGACATCACTCAACGGTTTCAACATTACGACACTTGAAAAGTTCAATAGACAGTTTAATAAGGAAGTACAATAACATTAAGTCCCGTAGCTTAGATTCACAGCGCGTCTCTCAGCGACCAGCcgattcatttctgaataagtgttttgaataaattagtTGAGTCAAATTTTcattaatacatgcataaacatcTGATGTATCTGTTTGAATAAACCACCCAATGacttacttatttaaaaaaaagacttattaaatgttaaaacaaaaaatgtaaacaaaatgatgaaatacTGACACCTGCTGGCGCTCTAATTTCGTTTGAATTCCACCATAATTTCTTGTttgtaaataattcaatttgAGAACGCAtgtatactaataataatcacattatTATACTTAAATTTCTAGATTAAACATATGAATTTGAATCGAAAtataatatctatatctatctatctattagcTATTATCTAGTAGGCCTAACTAAAGGGAAAACGGGACGGGgaatatataggctatatttgtATTGAATATTATTGGAGCAACAGATTTTGCATGAAATCATACAGCCAtgcaacaaaatataataaacaattaatactTGTTCAAAACCATGATGTTAGCTCAGTTTTGAACaagtattaattgtattaaacaacaaaaaaagttgtattaaacaacaaaaaagttgttgtttttttttaaatagatttttgttgataggtcactaaaacaacaaaaataaaaatatatattttaaagtacaaaaacaagATAATTTTAAACGAATTTTTTAGAAAGTGCTACTCCAAGGTTTTGTGACATCTAGTGGTTTAGatgaaaataatatcaaagGCTGTTTAAGGCTTTATACTGGCTGTTGGGTGCTGCCCCTTTAAGAACGTGGTTTTTCAGTGGACTCATGTGATCGTTTAAGCGAAGGGCTTGTTAAACATCTAATGATTTACATGAAAGTTTGATGTAAACCTACATATTCCCAGCGTGGTGAGAAATGTTTTCGTTGGTTAAGTAATACGATGTTTTTGATATAACACTATGTAGATCGCTATTTGTGATTTCCGCCATAGCGCCTAAATGCTTAATATACTATGCGTGTGTTCCCAttagtgtaaatatatgctGTTTGTTATGTTGCGTTTAGTTGACAGACACAAGTTTGTGATAATACTTAATGCAGTATGTGAGTTCTGCACTAGTGGAATAAAGACAAGAACAAGTTCCAAgttaatgttatcatttcatGGGTAACACTGGCAGGACTCTGATTTCATTCAACTCAATACTATTGTGGAGTCGGACCACAGTGTTGTTTGTCTGAGATTGAGGCTTAGTTCTGTCTGTAGTACCTGAGCTAAATGAGCTCCAGTCAGTGTAGCACCAAGTTCTAAGCGAGGCATTGAGAGCAGCTTTTTTGGTGCAACTCAGTATCTGGCCATGACAAAAGATACATGGGTTCATGTATCCACACTGTTCATCCTCCACTCGAAGGTAGGCCACTGACCCATAAGCTTCCTCTGACGCATCACAAAATACGTGGAGATCGACAGCTGCAGAATGGGAGTTGGAACATTTGGGAAAGTAGCATCTCGGGACAGCTATTTTCTGTAAATTGTGCTGTTCCTCTTTCCACGTTTGCCACAAAGAGAGGAGCTTGTCTTAAATAGGATTACTGTCTCCTTTCCAGAGAACCTGAATGATGACTTTGGCCCGGGGTGGTGAAGGGCCAATACAATAAAACTTCTCATGGTGGGTGCTTCATCAGACAAGGCTCGTTGTTTATCAGAGACACAGTGCCACCTTAGCCTTAGTAGATTCTTGAGGGTTCACTTTGTTTTCCACAAGTCTGTGATCTTGTTTCAGTTGGAAGATGAGACATAACATCTGGGATGTTGCTTGCCCATTGTCGTATTTCGAAGCCCCCAGCAGCAAGAAATCATGCAGAACTTATCAATGACTCCATAACATCTTCATTGCCGGCTATATGGTCTTTGACATATCGTTGAAGAGCATAGACTGCTCAGCATGGGCTGCAGGTTGATCCAGACGGCTATTCATAAATGTCTGGACTGCGCTCTTGTGTCTGCTGGGCATGACTGTTGCGCCAGGTTTAATTTACTAACTGAAAAGGCATGTACAATCTAGAACTTAACTCTTGCATTTGAGACAGCAGACGCTTCAAAAAATACAGCAGTCCCCTTACGCTGGACTATATCATGTCTCATTGTTCTCAGTGTTAAGACTATCTGTACCCATTTTCATTCATGTGAGCAGTGAGGCATCATTGAGTGTGTTGGTTGTTTAGGCTGAGAAGGTGGATGCTGCTCTTTTACGTCCTGACTTTCTGGTCCAGATGAAGTTGTATTTGAATGGCGATATCTTCATCACAGAAGAGCTGTATTCAAGTCATTGCATGTATATTAAGTTGCAGTTTTAACAAATAGGTGCGGACTAACTTTTCGGTCTTTATTTCTACAGACTATGATAGCTTTGGATATGGACAGAAAGGTACGCAAACCTCAGTTTGAGCTGGAtgtagggatgtataatgacgaaattgaacaatttattattaaatgtctctgtaatcaattcgtcTTTAAACTAGATTTGAATTGacagtgtgtctgcttccccaGTTCAACACAGTTAGGAGAAATTGTCCCAGATctagtttaggtgctagatagaaaaaaggatctgccgcctgcagttggtttttattattctaggttttatcaaatggccagagttatGAGAACATTAGAGCGACGTGCAGGAATATAATGTGATAGaagcttgctcaagtattgaggagctaaaccattcagggctctataggtaattaataagattttaaaatctatccgatgtttgatagggagccagtgcagtgttgacagaaagATCTAGTTTTCTAGATTTCCTAGTCATCAGGTCCAGGTTGGACAAGTTGCACATAAAGTGCCTCCAGCTTGTTTGAATATACTGATATCCTGCTgtgcaaaaatgttacattgaATCTCCACACCAGGAATACTGGATCCAGTGTCTTATCTGAACCCATCaggatgcatttgttttgtatgGTACCGAAAAACTATGAGCAGAGTTTTGTCTGATATCCAAAGGTAAATGTCTTCTGTCAGCCTGAGATGTTTACAGTGGAGGCCCATACGTCTAAGTATGGTGGAACCCAGAAAACTATTCTTTCAAGCTCTAAAGACATTTGAATCCGTCATTCATCTGTcatttctgtcattcagaaacatagCTTTTCATATCACTTCTATGCTGATGACACTCCACTCTCATCGTATCCTGGAATTactctatctatttatttttatatatagaaaaaatgaATCAAGAATTTTATGATAGGAGAGAAAGTAAGAATACAGTCTTATAACactcagatatatatatatttttaatatgattttactAGTGGGATCAGGGCAATATAGTTCATATATGTAAGCAGggatagaaaaataaagcaaactgtGACGACATATacccaaaaatattttgcaagaCCCTTCAGAGACCATCCCATATGACCTTCAGCTTTTACCAGCTTCACAGTGCTGGAAGATGTCCACTATTAAAAAGAGCAGAAgtacatttagtacatttaaaagacaaaccATGGAAAAcgctttttaaatattgattacTGTGGAGCTATGTGGCTTTCCAGAGAAAAGAAGTTCTCACCAACTTTACAAAGCCTGAGAAAACATGAACCTCTCAAGAAGGAGACAAAGGCTTATTTAatggtatatttatatgtttttattaggaGCAGTCTGCTTTTCTTGCAGTGAAACACTGATGTAGATCTCTCCAGAATGCATCTCTGCAGTGTTTCCTTTCCTCTTCAAAACTGCATCATCAATCAGCTTCTGCTCAGCTACAAGACAACAGTGATTTAATACAAACACACCGAGCACTGAACATTATTCCAGCACTAGTACTGTGGTACTCTATACCTCTTCACATAGAAGAGCATGTATCCGTTTCTCTCGATGTTACGTGATGCTTTGGACCAGCTGGATTTTCTGATGGATGAGTCGCTGCATTCCAGCCATCCAGATCCACTGAGGTCAGGGATGTGACTGATGTAGTGCCCTAAAATCACAGAGAGACTTTAGTGCGCTGTGTAAAGAGTGAATGAGAGGACTGAAAATGTAGAAGAAACATGTCGTACCACAATACAAACTGCTGCCCAGATGTGACACAGCAGCAGATAGTCTGTACTGTGTGCAGCTGCTGTCTGATGCTTCCACCTGTTAAACACAATCACTGATTATTACATGATGCTCctgcatttaaatcaacatcCTCCTCTGTTTACCTCCTTTTACCTCTCCATTGTtccatctatcattctatctatctatctatctatctgtctatctatctatctctcatTCTATCGTTCTGTGAATTGCTGTCTATTAAATCTTTCCAGTGGTCTTGTAGGCTCAGTTCTATTCTTCTGTCCGTCTTGGCTTCTTTCTTTTGGGCTCTTGCTGTTTATCACTATCCTCTCTCCGCTCTCTGTGGAATATCATACATCAAGAAAACCAACAACAATTCTTTTAGAACAAATGTCTTCCTGGCGCTGTCTTTCAGAGTAATTCAAGTGACTGTTTCACAACatgccagcagagggcagaTGTTTGGGCCGTACCTGTGCTGCAGGACAGAGAAAACTCTTTTGGGACTTTCAGTCGATCCTTCAGCTTGGACATTGAGGATGCGATATCAAAACGCATGACCAGAAGCAccaggatgctgtagagcgaGTCACATGTTTAGAAGTTCTAGACTATAGTTAGTTATTTCAGCGTTTAGTTATTCTGCAGCTCAAGGTAATAACTGATTAACAGCATGTCTTACCGTGGAAGGACAATTACTTCCAGCTCCTCAGAGGCTGTAGAGCCGGCGCACTCGCTGCATGAGCAGTCAAACGAAGATCtctggagaaaacaaacaacagtcaGAACTACAAACACTAGTTGACCTTTTACATCCTCCTGTTGATGTGATGTCACCGACTTTGAAGTACTGCTGCAGGCTGTCTATGAGGCATCCTCGAGGACCGATGACCACAGAGAGGTAGTTGTAATCCTCTCTGAAGCTCCTCTGGAAGCCACAGCTGAAACCAAAGAAGAACATCAGAGTCGAGTAAATGAGTGTGAGAGGCTGAAATGAGCGCAGGTGCGGATGTGTGATGTTACCTGTTACAGGTGCGCAGACGGTTGAGCTGGAATTCCATATTAGCCACAGGACAGGTGTATTTTGGCCAGTAGCTCCGCAGAAGCTCGCCCTCTTCTTTCAGATGGGACAGGCTGACCATCAAAAACTCATGGGCGTCCTGAAGGAGAAAGAGCAAAGtttctgcatttgaaatgttCAAGTATCTACTTTATCTAAGAGCAAATGATGATTAGGTTAAATGCAAaagtccaaaaataataatttgagcaTGTATATCCAGTTCACCTGCTGATGGTCTCCCAAGAAATCTGGATAGCGTTTTTCAATGCAGGTCTTTAGTGCTGACAAGAGCTTCGTCTTCAGCCTCTTGTCATCGCCTGTCAGTCTGCTCACGTGCAGCTCAGAGAGCGTCCTGGTGAGAAGATTACATTGAACTGCTTtagttttgctgctttaaaatcttatttttcaaTTTCGATTGAAATGTAATATGGTGTTGGTACCTGAGCATTGTGTTTCCCTCGTTGCAACGTTCCTGCTGGGAAAGCACATCTTCACGGAAGGGAGAAACTGTGAGGAGGCACTGCAGCACTGAGTTCATGTAACACGTGTTTCC includes:
- the LOC122349890 gene encoding ubiquitin carboxyl-terminal hydrolase 37-like, whose amino-acid sequence is MVSLSHLKEEGELLRSYWPKYTCPVANMEFQLNRLRTCNSCGFQRSFREDYNYLSVVIGPRGCLIDSLQQYFKRSSFDCSCSECAGSTASEELEVIVLPRILVLLVMRFDIASSMSKLKDRLKVPKEFSLSCSTGGSIRQQLHTVQTICCCVTSGQQFVLWALHQSHP